A region from the Canis lupus dingo isolate Sandy chromosome X, ASM325472v2, whole genome shotgun sequence genome encodes:
- the ASB9 gene encoding ankyrin repeat and SOCS box protein 9 isoform X1, which produces MDGKPPGGTSKSLRPGGPPDTRLLSNPWMGDIVSDWSPVHEAAIHGRLLSLRNLIGQGWPVNLVTADRVSPLHEACLGGHPSCANILLKHGAQVDGVTTDWHTPLFNACVSGSQDCVNLLLQHGASPHAVSDLASPIHEAAKRGHVGCLETLAAHGGDVDYNISHLGTPLYQACENQQVACAKKLLESGASVNQGRGLDSPLHVVARASSRELALLLMDFGADTQAKNAEGKRPLELVPPESPLTQLFLQREGPPSLLQLCRLRIRKCFGTQQHHKINGLVLPEELKRFLLHM; this is translated from the exons ATGGACGGCAAGCCTCCGGGCGGGACCAGCAAGTCTCTGAGGCCGGGAGGCCCGCCCGACACCAGGCTCCTTTCCAACCCGTGGATGGGGG ATATTGTGTCCGATTGGTCTCCGGTGCATGAAGCTGCCATCCATGGGCGTCTGCTTTCCTTAAGGAACCTCATTGGCCAG GGATGGCCTGTGAACCTCGTCACAGCAGATCGTGTGTCTCCCCTTCATGAAGCCTGTCTGGGAGGCCATCCCTCTTGTGCAAACATTTTATTGAAGCATGGGGCTCAG GTGGATGGCGTTACCACCGACTGGCACACCCCTTTGTTCAATGCGTGCGTCAGCGGCAGCCAGGACTGTGTGAATTTGCTTCTGCAGCATGGGGCCAGCCCCCACGCCGTGAGTGACCTGGCATCGCCCATCCACGAAGCTGCTAAGAGAG GCCACGTGGGGTGCCTGGAGACCCTGGCCGCGCACGGGGGCGATGTGGACTACAACATCAGCCACCTGGGCACACCGCTGTACCAGGCTTGTGAAAACCAGCAGGTAGCCTGTGCCAAGAAGCTGCTGGAATCAG GTGCAAGCGTGAACCAGGGCCGGGGTCTGGATTCCCCTCTGCACGTGGTGGCCAGGGCATCCAGCAGGGAGTTGGCACTCCTGCTCATGGACTTTGGAGCAGACACCCAGGCCAAGAATGCTGAAGGCAAACGTCCCTTGGAGTTGGTGCCTCCCGAGAGCCCTTTGACCCAGCTTTTCTTGCAGAGAGAAG GGCCACCTTCTCTGCTGCAGCTCTGTCGCCTTAGAATCCGCAAGTGCTTTGGGACCCAGCAGCATCATAAGATCAACGGACTGGTCCTCCCAGAGGAGCTGAAACGGTTTCTCCTGCACATGTAA
- the ASB9 gene encoding ankyrin repeat and SOCS box protein 9 isoform X2, translating to MILCGPDGARISHRRDIVSDWSPVHEAAIHGRLLSLRNLIGQGWPVNLVTADRVSPLHEACLGGHPSCANILLKHGAQVDGVTTDWHTPLFNACVSGSQDCVNLLLQHGASPHAVSDLASPIHEAAKRGHVGCLETLAAHGGDVDYNISHLGTPLYQACENQQVACAKKLLESGASVNQGRGLDSPLHVVARASSRELALLLMDFGADTQAKNAEGKRPLELVPPESPLTQLFLQREGPPSLLQLCRLRIRKCFGTQQHHKINGLVLPEELKRFLLHM from the exons ATGATCCTTTGTGGGCCAGATGGAGCCCGTATATCACATCGGAGGG ATATTGTGTCCGATTGGTCTCCGGTGCATGAAGCTGCCATCCATGGGCGTCTGCTTTCCTTAAGGAACCTCATTGGCCAG GGATGGCCTGTGAACCTCGTCACAGCAGATCGTGTGTCTCCCCTTCATGAAGCCTGTCTGGGAGGCCATCCCTCTTGTGCAAACATTTTATTGAAGCATGGGGCTCAG GTGGATGGCGTTACCACCGACTGGCACACCCCTTTGTTCAATGCGTGCGTCAGCGGCAGCCAGGACTGTGTGAATTTGCTTCTGCAGCATGGGGCCAGCCCCCACGCCGTGAGTGACCTGGCATCGCCCATCCACGAAGCTGCTAAGAGAG GCCACGTGGGGTGCCTGGAGACCCTGGCCGCGCACGGGGGCGATGTGGACTACAACATCAGCCACCTGGGCACACCGCTGTACCAGGCTTGTGAAAACCAGCAGGTAGCCTGTGCCAAGAAGCTGCTGGAATCAG GTGCAAGCGTGAACCAGGGCCGGGGTCTGGATTCCCCTCTGCACGTGGTGGCCAGGGCATCCAGCAGGGAGTTGGCACTCCTGCTCATGGACTTTGGAGCAGACACCCAGGCCAAGAATGCTGAAGGCAAACGTCCCTTGGAGTTGGTGCCTCCCGAGAGCCCTTTGACCCAGCTTTTCTTGCAGAGAGAAG GGCCACCTTCTCTGCTGCAGCTCTGTCGCCTTAGAATCCGCAAGTGCTTTGGGACCCAGCAGCATCATAAGATCAACGGACTGGTCCTCCCAGAGGAGCTGAAACGGTTTCTCCTGCACATGTAA